From the genome of Desulfonatronovibrio magnus:
CCACAGCCTGACGGACCCATTGCGGGTCTGGAGTCATGTCTTTAATCAGACCATTGTCTGCTGCCAGGCCAAACCATATCCAGTTCAAGTCATAGTATCTGTCAGGATCGTTGAGGATGGGACTAATTCTTTCCATGGAAAGCTCTGAGTTGAGTATGGACTCAGCCAGTACCGGATGATGCAGTCTCATCCCTGGCAGAAAGCTGCCGTAAAAGCTAAGTGAAACTAGATCATTTAGAGGCTCTCCTGTAAAAATATCATATCTGGAGAAAACCTGCCCATGTTCAGCAATGATATCATGGATAGTGCTTATCCTGGCCGAATCAGAGCAGGCTCTAAGATGAGGGCTGAGAATACAGTCCAAAGCAACTCTCCAGTATATGCGCATGGCATCAAAGGAAAAGTCACTGTCAAGACCATCTAAATCTATTATTGGACTGACGTGCCCATTTTTATCAATAAAATTAAAGTCAGGAAAAAGATTTGAGGGAGACATCCTGAGCAGGGCAGATAATATTTCATACCCTGTACTCCTGACTTCCAACCAGTTGCCCGAAGGATCAAGTTCATGAAACAGGGGATATGAATAAGGCATGAAATAGGATATATTCATGATACGCTGGTCATTGGCCCAGTTGCCGGCTGACAGAAACCAGCTGTCTCCAACTTTTATTCCTGTACCTGTGCGAATAGCTGTAATTATTTGTGCTGCTCTTGAAAGAAGCTCGGGCCTGTCGAATGCTCTGGCAGCTATTATCAGGGCCAGCGCAATATCCTGGTCCGCATCTGTAGCTGTATTCTCATCAACAATCCACCCTGGACGGCTTTCATCACCTGGATGCCAGCGCCAGGAATACATGCCGTCATCTCTGAGCAGATTATTTTCTGTCCAGTTGAATATACGGTCGAAAGCATTCTCATCCTCTAACAGTGCAGCCCTCAATAATGCATATGACTGCCCTTCACTGGTAACTTCTCCCCATCACGGAAGCGATCCCACACATAACCATCTTCATGAATAAAGGTATCTTTGTAGGTGGTCCAGGATTCCTGCAGAAATGATGAACGGACTTCAGGCTTATTGCCTGAACCGCAGCCCTGGATTATAAGTAACAGCACCAACCCCAGGACAGACACAATTATTTTATTGAACATCACTATAATCTGCTCCAGCGTTCAATTGTTGTAGATTTTTACAAAAAACTCTTTCGGCTGCTGAATATGGCATTCGGGACCAGGTATCTGTCCAAAAGGTAATCATTAAAAAACATACCGAACAAACATAATACCCCTGGCCAACCAGTAATCGTCAGTATCAGCGTAGCCAAAACCTGAAAGACCAAGGCTTAAATCATCTGTCACAAAAAAGGAAATTCTAAGCAGACCATGTATACCAGCTTCTGTGGATCTGTCTTTGTCTTCATCTTTAGTCCAGAGAAGCTGCGGATTAATTTCCGCCTCCACTTCAAATCTTTCATACTGGTGAATGGCATGAAGCATGATCCCGGCTGTCACGTGCGAACGCGGAGAAAAATAGGCCTCATTGTCTTTTCTTACCCTTTCAAGATAAATATTTGGCCTGATTACCGCCCAGCGAGCATCTCTGCTTCCTGGAAAAGGAAGCTGGTAATGGGCATAGCCCCAAACCCTGGAGTTATTATCGCTGTAATCGGCAAACCCTGCTTCTGCCCGCAGGCGATGTTCAGGACGAGTAACCAGATCAGCAAATGCGCTGAACTGGTTTAAAATCAGATCCGGATGCATTTGAGAAAGGTCGGT
Proteins encoded in this window:
- a CDS encoding glycosyl hydrolase family 8; the protein is MRAALLEDENAFDRIFNWTENNLLRDDGMYSWRWHPGDESRPGWIVDENTATDADQDIALALIIAARAFDRPELLSRAAQIITAIRTGTGIKVGDSWFLSAGNWANDQRIMNISYFMPYSYPLFHELDPSGNWLEVRSTGYEILSALLRMSPSNLFPDFNFIDKNGHVSPIIDLDGLDSDFSFDAMRIYWRVALDCILSPHLRACSDSARISTIHDIIAEHGQVFSRYDIFTGEPLNDLVSLSFYGSFLPGMRLHHPVLAESILNSELSMERISPILNDPDRYYDLNWIWFGLAADNGLIKDMTPDPQWVRQAVVHN